In Desulfurococcaceae archaeon MEX13E-LK6-19, the genomic window TAACAATTGTCTTAATTGACTCAATATTACTACGTGCTTCATCAACGTTCTTCGCCCCCAGAACAGCGTTAGCATATAATCCAAGAGCTTCAGCTTTCTTGAGAATATACTCGTTCTCCCTCACTAACACGTCAAGTGGATGACCCTTAGGAACATCTTTGAGTTCCTTGGATGCAAGAAATTCTCTGAAAAGCTCAACATGCAGATCACACAACTTCAAGATCTCACTTATAGGTATACCTTCTCTGATAAGTTCTTGTTCAATCAATGGAATCTCGAAAGGAGACACTTGTAGGAGAACATCTCTAAACTTCTCTTTAATTGATTCAACACTTTCTCCCTGGTGAATACTCTTGAGGAGGTTTTTAATGAGATCTATTTTTCTCGAATCCTTTATTGACACGTGGTATACACCATGTATCCATATGGCTTTACTAGTTTAAAAAGCTGCCTATTATAACAGCGCTATAATAGTTTTTCTGAAAAGAGAAGTATAATAAACGAGTATAATAGCAAAAACTTAATTATGCTAAATATATACATATTGTAATGCATAACAAATAAGTAGGTGCAAAAAATATTTTCATACAAATTACACTGCTAATAAAGTGATCTCACCGCTTGGCTCCATATACGCATAGCCTTTACTAATCATTTTCTGGACTATAAGAGCAGCCCAGTAGTCATGCACTCTAAGTGTTTTAGCCAATTCTCTTACGCTACCTACTTTCTTTTTCTTCTTCATGACCTCTAGTGCTTCACCGACAAGATACTCTATGATTTTATCAGTGTAAGTGTTTATGTAATCAACTATTTTTATCGCTGTATTGGTGTCTACTCCCAAGGTTTCAGCAACGTTCTTCACGCTTATAGCGAGGGGTAGTACACCGCTTTCCCTCTTCTTATTGATATACTCTATTGCAAGAGCTTCTATCTCTTTGAGCTCCTCCTCCACGGATTTCTCGTCGAGCCGGAGAAAGAACTCAAGGTTTATCTCCAGAGTGATCGTCTTCGCTGCTAGAAAGTATTTCTTGAGCGTCTTCCTGCCCTCCTTGACATTCTTAACGATCACAAGACCTGATTTGACTAGGTCATTTAAGTGGGATAGTGCTGTCGGCAGTTTTATCTTCAGCTTATTAGCTATCTCCCCAGCTGTAACACCATTCTCTTTTTCTTCAAGCAGTATCTTGAGTATATTGAGTTTGGGGCCACTATTGAGTGCATCAATAATCCTTCTGGCAGCTAGGGGTCTGTCGTAGGGTATTACTAGTTTCTCGCTCGTCATCGTGCTTACCATCTATTGATTTCTATATCTGCTACTCCACCTGAAATATCGAGGGCTATGTTTAGTTTCGAGGATGCTTCGTTGTATCCTTGCTCAGTATATGGTAAGCTAATCTTGTTGTTGTCCACAGTAATTGTTTCAACACCTCCTGTAATAGAGCCTGTGATGGCTATTTTTGTTCTTGTAGACAGCTTTATCGTTGAGTCAAGAACTCCTCCTGATACCGTTATCGATAGTTTTGATGAACCTGTGAATTCTCTGTATTTGAGGTCCAGGTTGCAGACACCACCGTCAATATCGAGAGTTATGTTGCTGACACCTATGTCTACAGCCTTGAAGTCTATTACTCCCCCCGATATAGTGGCTGTCACTCCCGTTAGTCTACCCGCATTTATATCGAGTTCTACAGCACCACCAGCCACGTTAACTACTAGACTCCAAGTAATATTGTCTGGTACAAGGACCTCTAGGTAGTATCCTTCTACACTAATACTAACAGTATTATTGGTTGTAACAATACGGTATTCTTCTGTACCGGTAGTTCTGAAGAATAATGGTAGTACACGTTCTATCTCATATATTTTGACGATGATTTGACTAGTATTGCTGGTTACTATTCTTACTGCACCCGAGGAAGTACTTATGTCAAGAATCACTGAGTCGGTGACATTGATCTCCTTGGTTTCCACGAGCTTCTTAGTCATGTTAAACCATGATATAAACTTATGGAACCACTCATACCTACCTAGAGGGGTACCGTAGTTCCCGGTAACAATAGCTACTATAGGTACTAGCAAACCCATTATAATACCGGCTAAAACGAATATCCCAATTATTGTTTGAGTTGTGATATTCTCCATCACAAACCACCCCCTATATCCATGAGAATACTACAAGTGTTGGTATGATAACACAGAGAAACACAATGATCACTAAGGGGAGTAGTATTGATGCAAAAGCTCTGCCAACACCATACTCATGTACCTCTGCTAGAGATAATACGACAAGTATTACACCCCAGCATAGACTAATGATTGTGACAAGCATCCATATCACTAGTGATGTCATATAGTCTGCGAACACGTAGACCGGGGCAGCTAGACCATGGATAAACCATGGGATCCAGAAAAACGATAACGCCATTAGCGTCTGTTCAAACCCGTTCTTGCCGCCGAGAAGCACAGAGAATCCATGCACCAACAATCCTATTATAAGCCATAGTATGATTGATGCAATAACACCTAGTACAACAAGACCTCCAAGTGTAGCCGATACCACGAATCCTGGTAGGAAAGGTGCAAAACCCATGGCCTTAATGACAACTGCGTAAGTTGATACAATACTCACCATTATCGAGAAGACCAGCACTATAGCGAATCCATAGTACAGCTCTTTCCTCTCAGCCATCACTATCTTAGCGAACTGCCTTGGCGCCGTAACAGCTGTGCCAAAGTATTCTATGAAAGCTGGAACTCCAGTCAAACTTAGACACCACATTAATGTGAAACCTAACTGGCTTAAAAGCTTTTACCACATGAATAACTCAGCACTGTAATGTGAATCTCTATCACATTGGCTACAGCGGTAAGTCTTTTTACTACAAATAATAGTGACAGTTTCATTATGGGGTAGACATGTAGTGTCTCAGCTAAGGCAGTGTATTGTATTTATATTTGTTTTACTTACAATATCTTCACTGGTATCACCAATGACAAGCAATGTGTTAACCCCAACGCCTCCGATGCCGTCGAAGGATATGTTGAGAAAATTTCTTGAATCACAATATGTGCCCGAAGCAGGATTGCTTAGAGCTGCTGTCTACGCTAAAGGGGAGAACACGACCATCTATGTTGCTTCAGACAACCTCCTTGCTTCTAGGGCTCTACGTGTTCTCGGCAGTCCTCTCGCTGATATAATTAAAAAGAATTTAATGAACTATCCTAACCATGGACACTCTTTTCTACACGAAGTACTCTTGGGTATAAACATACCTGATGAGATAAGGACTTCGAAGGTCTATGTGCTAGACAGGGTTTATTCCCAGAAATTCAACACTGATTTCGTCATCAAATACGAGGTACGTAATGGCTCACTTGTTTTCTTCAACTGGTATAATTTCGCTGACTTAATCGTCTATAAGGCTCTTGATAAAATGCTTGAAGGCAATATTAGTTTTGCCGAAGAGTGCTTCAGGAGACTAATGAGTAAATGGGATGGACATGGTTTCGCTGATATCAGTAGCGATACCTATGAGACATACAAACTCGCATTAGCAATATTCCTTTACCGTGCACTAAAAGCAGCTGGTTCAACAATAGTCGACGAGTACACTGATACAATAAACAAGATCTATGAGATCCTGGTGCAACTCCAGAGAGAAGACGGGGGCATGGTGACACACTACAGGATCGAAGGAGACAGAGTAGTGTATGCTGGTGACGCCAACACCGAGACCACAAGTATTGTTGTGCTAGCTTTGTACAGCAGGTACCCAGACATAATAGGTTCTATTGCGAAACTCTCGAACAGCAAGGTTGTTGGGGTATATTATTACGTATGGTATGGTGATGGAGGCTATGGGAAGGGAAGACACTGGAACAATACTGTCTACGGGTTAGTCCTTGAGGGAGACAAGCCGGTTATAGGATACTACTCGAGTCTAAACAAGAACGTAGTAGACTGGCAGTTATCGCTGATGAAGAAAGCCGGTATAGACGTGGTATTTATATCATGGTGGGGGCCCAAGAGCTACGAAGACTGGGCTGCAAGGATCGTGTTTGAGAAACTCAGGGAATATGGGCTGAAAGCCGCTATACTCGTGGAGCCGTTTCTTGGAGGAGACCCTAATCTCTATGACGAGGAGTTTTGGAATACTGTATTCGACTACATTTACAGGGAATACCTCACCGAGTACACGGACGTGTTCTTCTACCTAAACGGTAAACCGTTGATTCTAGCATACAATCCTATAGGAATGACATACAGACCCAATAGTAATTTATTTGAAGTAAGGATCATTGGAAACGATATCGATAACGCAAAATACCAGGACTGGGACCTGTGGCCAGACTACTTGGCCCCATGGACTAAACCCAAGGACATAGAGCTGAGGATTAGGAGAGACGGCTACGTAGCCATAGCCCCTAGGTTTGATGACATGCACTTCTGTAAACACGGTGTTAGAGTAGGATGCGCCTACAGACTCCTTGACCCAGACTATTCTCTCAACGCATACCGTGAACAATGGAGATGGATTGTCGAGCACAGAGACAAGATAAGAATAGTAGCGATCTACAGCTGGAACGAATACCACGAGAGAAGCATGATCGAGCCACACTACGATGCAACAGCCCAAAACAACTACGACCCATACAAACTATACAACGACACAATAAAATACATCAAGTCATACAAAGAAGGACTCCCAATAGAAATAGAAGAAACCACAACAACACAAACAACAACAGCCACAGAACAAACCAGCGAAAAGGAAGAAACAGAAACCACCACCCAAACACTAATGTCACCCACAATAACAACAACTACAACAACAGCAAGCACTGCAAGTCAACAAACAAGTACTACAACAGCATTAACACAAGATATTA contains:
- a CDS encoding winged helix-turn-helix transcriptional regulator, with protein sequence MTSEKLVIPYDRPLAARRIIDALNSGPKLNILKILLEEKENGVTAGEIANKLKIKLPTALSHLNDLVKSGLVIVKNVKEGRKTLKKYFLAAKTITLEINLEFFLRLDEKSVEEELKEIEALAIEYINKKRESGVLPLAISVKNVAETLGVDTNTAIKIVDYINTYTDKIIEYLVGEALEVMKKKKKVGSVRELAKTLRVHDYWAALIVQKMISKGYAYMEPSGEITLLAV
- a CDS encoding YIP1 family protein gives rise to the protein MTGVPAFIEYFGTAVTAPRQFAKIVMAERKELYYGFAIVLVFSIMVSIVSTYAVVIKAMGFAPFLPGFVVSATLGGLVVLGVIASIILWLIIGLLVHGFSVLLGGKNGFEQTLMALSFFWIPWFIHGLAAPVYVFADYMTSLVIWMLVTIISLCWGVILVVLSLAEVHEYGVGRAFASILLPLVIIVFLCVIIPTLVVFSWI